In Pseudomonadales bacterium, a single window of DNA contains:
- a CDS encoding thioesterase family protein, producing the protein MALPAEWDIAGKANGGFMLALAARAMAAEAGRPHPVTITAHFLAPGQPGLAEVQTQLVKRGKRFSILSATMSAAQTPLLQVLGTFGDPGEAASEFCIIDGAPPALPEPDACVRYDGPPGPPTMYRNIDLRLHPEDAALAGGKPSGRMRVRGWLRFPGDAVPDVMSLLVAVDAFPPTVFNADQISLAWVPTIELTAHLRVCPAPGWLRAVFTSRFLTGGFVEEDGEIWDDAGVLVAQSRQLALVPLSQEKKQ; encoded by the coding sequence GTGGCGTTGCCCGCGGAGTGGGACATCGCCGGCAAGGCCAACGGCGGTTTCATGCTGGCGCTTGCAGCGCGTGCGATGGCTGCCGAAGCGGGGCGTCCGCACCCGGTCACGATCACGGCACATTTCCTGGCACCGGGGCAACCCGGTCTGGCCGAGGTGCAGACGCAGCTCGTGAAGCGCGGCAAGCGCTTCTCGATCCTGAGCGCCACGATGTCGGCGGCACAAACGCCGTTGCTGCAGGTGCTCGGGACCTTTGGCGATCCGGGGGAAGCAGCGAGCGAATTCTGCATCATCGATGGCGCGCCACCCGCGTTGCCCGAACCGGATGCCTGCGTACGTTACGACGGTCCCCCGGGACCGCCCACGATGTACCGCAATATCGACCTGCGTCTGCATCCCGAGGATGCCGCGCTTGCCGGCGGCAAGCCCAGCGGTCGCATGCGCGTGCGCGGCTGGTTGCGCTTTCCGGGGGATGCGGTACCCGATGTGATGAGCCTGCTGGTTGCAGTGGATGCGTTTCCGCCTACCGTGTTCAACGCCGACCAGATCTCGCTTGCCTGGGTGCCGACGATCGAACTCACCGCACACCTGCGTGTGTGCCCTGCGCCGGGATGGCTGCGTGCGGTCTTTACGTCACGCTTTCTCACGGGTGGTTTCGTCGAGGAAGACGGTGAGATCTGGGATGACGCCGGCGTGCTGGTTGCCCAGTCGCGGCAGCTGGCGCTGGTGCCTCTGTCGCAGGAGAAGAAGCAATGA
- a CDS encoding type II toxin-antitoxin system prevent-host-death family antitoxin yields the protein METFTVRDLRDRTGELIQGAEAGHLALVTKHGRPVFVALPFDEKLLEQGVHVSLAVKLFDEDVLTQGQAAKLAGLSLAEFFEACAARHVPVVRHDASEIQKELDQFNELYRRG from the coding sequence ATGGAAACCTTCACTGTCCGAGACCTCCGCGACCGTACCGGCGAACTGATCCAGGGCGCCGAGGCTGGCCACTTGGCACTGGTTACCAAGCATGGTCGACCGGTGTTCGTGGCTTTGCCCTTCGACGAGAAGTTGTTGGAGCAGGGAGTGCATGTGTCCCTGGCGGTGAAGCTGTTCGACGAGGATGTGCTCACCCAAGGGCAGGCTGCCAAGCTCGCAGGTCTTTCGTTGGCGGAGTTCTTCGAGGCCTGTGCGGCGAGGCACGTGCCGGTTGTTCGGCATGACGCGTCTGAAATCCAGAAGGAACTGGACCAATTCAATGAGTTGTATCGTCGCGGATAG
- a CDS encoding S-(hydroxymethyl)glutathione dehydrogenase/class III alcohol dehydrogenase, which produces MKTRAAVAFAAGKPLEVLEVDLEGPRAGEVLIELKASGVCHTDAFTLSGDDPEGAFPAILGHEGAGIVLEVGPGVKSVAPGDHVIPLYTPECRECEYCLNPKTNLCQAIRSTQGQGLMPDGSSRFSLDGKPILHYMGCSTFSNHTVLPEIAVAKIRSDAPFDKVCYIGCGVTTGVGAVAFTMKVEPGATVAVFGLGGIGLNVIQGARMVGAARIIGIDRNPAKAELARRFGMTDFINPLDVDNVTQAIIDLTRGGVDYSFECIGNVDVMRQALECCHKGWGQSCIIGVAGAGKEISTRPFQLVTGRVWRGSAFGGARGRTDVPRIVDWYMEGRIRIDELITHTMPLEDINHAFDLMHRGESIRSVVLY; this is translated from the coding sequence ATGAAGACACGTGCCGCGGTTGCATTTGCTGCCGGCAAACCCCTCGAGGTGCTCGAGGTCGATCTGGAGGGACCGCGTGCTGGCGAGGTGCTGATCGAGCTGAAGGCCTCTGGCGTCTGCCACACCGACGCGTTCACGCTGTCGGGAGATGACCCCGAGGGTGCGTTTCCAGCGATCCTGGGCCATGAGGGGGCGGGTATCGTGCTCGAGGTGGGGCCAGGCGTGAAGTCCGTCGCACCGGGCGATCATGTGATCCCGCTCTATACGCCCGAGTGCCGCGAGTGCGAGTACTGCCTGAACCCGAAGACCAACCTGTGCCAGGCGATCCGCTCTACCCAGGGGCAGGGATTGATGCCGGATGGCAGCAGCCGGTTTTCGCTCGACGGCAAGCCGATCCTGCACTACATGGGCTGCTCGACCTTCTCGAACCATACCGTGCTGCCGGAGATCGCGGTGGCGAAGATCCGCTCCGACGCGCCCTTCGACAAGGTCTGCTACATCGGTTGCGGCGTGACCACCGGCGTCGGTGCCGTGGCGTTCACGATGAAGGTGGAACCGGGTGCGACGGTCGCCGTGTTCGGCCTGGGCGGAATCGGTCTCAACGTGATCCAGGGTGCGCGCATGGTGGGAGCCGCGCGCATCATCGGTATCGACCGCAACCCGGCGAAAGCGGAACTCGCACGGCGTTTCGGCATGACCGATTTCATCAATCCGCTCGACGTGGACAACGTCACGCAGGCGATCATCGATCTGACCCGCGGCGGTGTCGACTACAGCTTCGAGTGCATCGGCAACGTCGACGTGATGCGTCAGGCGCTCGAGTGCTGCCACAAGGGCTGGGGCCAGAGCTGCATCATCGGCGTTGCCGGTGCCGGCAAGGAAATCTCCACACGACCGTTCCAGTTGGTGACCGGGCGCGTCTGGCGTGGTTCGGCGTTCGGCGGTGCGCGTGGGCGCACCGACGTGCCGCGCATCGTCGACTGGTACATGGAAGGACGCATCCGCATCGACGAACTGATCACGCACACGATGCCGCTCGAGGACATCAACCACGCCTTCGACCTGATGCACCGCGGGGAGAGCATCCGTTCGGTGGTGTTGTATTGA
- the cas8c gene encoding type I-C CRISPR-associated protein Cas8c/Csd1, whose protein sequence is MLDLVLKQAGESEPGFARKYVKWAITCTTEGRYTGVVALGEGKGRAFDGCPNLSHPELIGGKEPRAHFLVEALPTVALYLDDKVKEKDPKKYAEDCKKFGEKHAWFVSLLRQASRDAPYLEAAAKLLEDTDVLTQIRGDLKTAKAKPTESATVRVGTINPLEREDWRDWWRRFRSALRKPPRKGGRGLMRCLVTGECISPALTHPAKIKGLPGEGLIQSGDALISFDKQSSQSYGLEQSTNAAMSLETATAYAATLNLLIEKKSVKLGNSQTVYWFSGQDDVSEEDDVMSYFRDGSPEQTAGAAERRAHELLNAIRSGVRPDLAGSRFVALVLSGRTSRVMVRDVMQGSFEELAANNESWFRDLGIVRSDGKSQATDPKFSTLAASLVRNDGKKSINEVLKEVPSPWLQQLWRAAVTGGPIPSASLAQAVARARIDVIQDQPASHARMALMKAHLIRNKGDQDMQPYMNPDHPDPAYHCGRALALFARLQRAALGKVGANVVQRYYTAAAQTPGLILGRLSANAKNHLGKLNGGLAAWYEMQLSDILARIKDVVPRTLTLEEQSLFALGYYQQLAHFRAGKQGLPEGEADDDSEANQPE, encoded by the coding sequence ATGCTTGATCTGGTGCTGAAACAGGCGGGCGAGAGTGAGCCCGGTTTTGCCCGCAAGTATGTCAAATGGGCAATCACTTGCACGACGGAAGGACGCTACACCGGCGTGGTGGCGTTGGGCGAAGGCAAGGGGAGAGCCTTCGACGGGTGCCCGAATCTGTCCCACCCGGAATTGATTGGCGGGAAGGAGCCGCGGGCGCATTTCCTCGTCGAGGCCTTGCCTACTGTTGCCCTCTATCTCGATGACAAAGTCAAAGAAAAGGACCCAAAGAAATATGCCGAAGACTGCAAGAAATTTGGTGAGAAGCATGCCTGGTTCGTAAGCCTGCTGCGACAAGCGTCGCGGGATGCCCCGTATCTCGAAGCCGCTGCGAAGCTGTTGGAGGATACGGATGTGCTTACTCAAATCCGAGGTGATCTCAAGACGGCCAAGGCTAAGCCTACTGAGTCGGCCACGGTACGGGTGGGCACAATCAATCCTCTTGAAAGAGAGGACTGGCGCGACTGGTGGCGACGATTTCGTAGCGCCCTCCGTAAGCCTCCAAGAAAAGGGGGGAGAGGGCTGATGCGATGCTTGGTCACGGGGGAGTGTATTTCGCCGGCTTTGACGCATCCGGCGAAAATCAAGGGCCTGCCAGGCGAAGGGCTTATTCAATCCGGCGACGCGCTTATCTCCTTCGACAAGCAGTCATCACAGTCTTACGGATTGGAGCAGTCGACCAATGCCGCCATGTCTCTGGAGACAGCAACGGCTTACGCAGCCACGCTAAATCTGCTGATCGAGAAAAAGAGCGTCAAATTGGGAAACTCGCAGACCGTTTATTGGTTCTCGGGGCAGGATGACGTTTCCGAAGAGGACGACGTAATGTCCTACTTCCGCGATGGGTCGCCGGAGCAGACCGCCGGGGCTGCCGAACGTCGTGCCCATGAATTGCTCAACGCTATTCGCAGTGGCGTTCGGCCAGACTTGGCTGGCAGTCGCTTTGTTGCGTTGGTGCTCTCGGGTCGCACGTCCCGTGTCATGGTGAGAGATGTGATGCAGGGCAGCTTTGAGGAGCTGGCCGCCAATAACGAGTCTTGGTTCCGTGATCTTGGGATAGTTCGGAGTGACGGAAAATCACAGGCAACTGACCCGAAATTCTCGACCCTCGCGGCAAGCCTCGTTCGTAATGACGGGAAGAAGAGCATCAACGAGGTGTTGAAGGAGGTGCCAAGCCCCTGGCTGCAGCAACTCTGGCGTGCTGCCGTGACGGGCGGCCCGATTCCCTCCGCTTCGTTGGCGCAGGCCGTCGCCAGAGCGCGCATCGACGTTATTCAGGACCAGCCTGCTAGCCATGCACGCATGGCCTTGATGAAAGCCCATCTTATCCGGAACAAAGGAGACCAAGACATGCAGCCCTACATGAATCCCGACCACCCCGATCCAGCCTATCATTGCGGACGGGCACTCGCTCTGTTCGCCCGCTTGCAACGCGCCGCTTTGGGCAAGGTAGGTGCGAATGTTGTTCAGCGGTATTACACCGCCGCTGCCCAGACTCCCGGCCTCATCCTTGGGCGCTTGTCCGCCAACGCCAAGAATCACCTGGGTAAGCTCAACGGAGGATTGGCTGCGTGGTATGAAATGCAGCTCTCCGACATCCTCGCCCGCATCAAGGACGTTGTGCCGCGCACTCTTACCCTGGAAGAACAAAGCCTGTTTGCCTTGGGCTACTACCAACAGCTCGCTCATTTCAGGGCCGGCAAACAGGGCCTGCCCGAAGGCGAGGCTGACGACGACTCCGAAGCCAACCAACCCGAATGA
- the cas3 gene encoding CRISPR-associated helicase Cas3', with product MSAVGELAAGFAGTFCWQEEARLAGRLHDLGKYGECFQARLRGEESGLDHWSAGARMALEHRAAAAALAIEGHHIGLQSLSRDSLGRLPNPCVPGLRLTADMTELKEKLAQDGVAITLPAKTLLGSSLDATVPSMLDVRLLFSALVDADYLDTEAHFEGDASGKRYRAPGPRLNATAALDAVLRFIEATRESSNASPKVRAVRETLLAACLRGAERKPGLFTLTAPTGSGKTLAMLAFALKHAIRHGLDRVVMVIPYLTITEQTARVYRNILAPVFGDEFVLEHHSLAGVGEEHMQQDNEGETGQVGHAERRRRLLAENWDAPIIVTTSVQMLESLFSNRPAACRKLHRLQRAVILFDEAQTLPVHLAVPTLAALSHLSADCGTSVVFATATQPAFAHLDDAVARTQSPGWQPREIVPEPASLFAPMKRVEVAWGSPDAPVAWGAVARQMIESRQALCIVNLKRHAKTLWEKLDDPAALHLSTNLCAAHRQDVLETVRKRLAANEPVHLVATQCVEAGVDVDFPVVMRAWGPLDAIIQAAGRCNREGRQVGFGKLQVFQPEDAAYPTGGYQQAAQIAQMLYLRHGEAGMNLDDPAFVTAYYRELYALADVANAPASSEILKAIEIGSFPDVARLYRLIRQDAINVLVPYAPQRTLFDELRAEAEDRGLTAAWIRRARPLAVSLYRPKDSDTIWDALLPVPVAGWRQRERNDWFIYAVPEHYHPQLGLVPPGTLNTWIA from the coding sequence TTGTCCGCCGTAGGCGAGCTGGCGGCCGGGTTTGCCGGTACCTTTTGTTGGCAAGAGGAAGCGCGCCTCGCCGGCCGGCTGCACGATCTCGGCAAGTATGGCGAGTGCTTCCAGGCCCGCCTGCGCGGCGAGGAGTCCGGCCTGGACCACTGGTCGGCAGGTGCGCGCATGGCGCTGGAACACCGTGCGGCGGCCGCGGCGCTCGCCATCGAGGGACATCACATCGGTTTGCAGTCGCTATCGCGGGATTCGCTGGGCCGCTTGCCCAATCCTTGTGTGCCCGGACTGCGCCTGACTGCGGACATGACCGAACTAAAGGAGAAGCTTGCGCAAGACGGGGTTGCAATCACTCTCCCGGCGAAGACCTTGCTCGGATCGAGCCTGGACGCGACCGTGCCATCGATGCTGGATGTGCGCCTGCTGTTTTCGGCCCTGGTGGATGCCGACTACCTGGATACCGAGGCGCATTTCGAAGGCGATGCGTCCGGCAAGCGATACCGTGCCCCGGGGCCGCGGCTGAACGCCACCGCAGCATTGGACGCCGTGCTGCGCTTCATTGAAGCCACTCGCGAGAGCAGCAACGCTTCTCCAAAGGTCCGCGCTGTGCGTGAAACCCTGCTTGCCGCTTGCCTGCGAGGGGCGGAGCGCAAACCGGGGTTGTTTACCCTTACGGCCCCCACCGGCAGCGGCAAGACCTTAGCCATGCTTGCATTCGCCTTGAAGCATGCAATCCGGCATGGCCTCGATCGGGTGGTCATGGTGATTCCCTACCTCACGATCACGGAGCAGACGGCACGCGTTTACCGGAACATCCTTGCACCCGTATTCGGCGATGAATTCGTGCTGGAGCATCACTCCCTGGCCGGCGTTGGCGAGGAACATATGCAACAGGACAATGAAGGCGAAACCGGACAAGTCGGCCATGCCGAACGCCGGCGGCGCCTGCTCGCGGAAAACTGGGATGCGCCGATCATCGTCACCACCAGCGTGCAGATGCTCGAGTCTCTTTTTTCCAACCGCCCCGCCGCCTGCCGCAAGCTGCATCGGCTGCAACGAGCCGTGATCCTTTTCGACGAGGCGCAGACGCTGCCGGTGCATCTCGCCGTGCCGACCCTGGCTGCCTTGTCCCACCTGTCGGCCGATTGCGGCACCAGTGTCGTGTTCGCCACCGCGACCCAGCCGGCCTTTGCGCATCTCGACGACGCGGTGGCGAGGACGCAATCGCCCGGCTGGCAGCCGCGCGAGATCGTGCCCGAACCCGCATCGCTGTTCGCGCCTATGAAGCGGGTCGAAGTTGCCTGGGGCAGCCCGGATGCTCCGGTTGCTTGGGGTGCCGTGGCGCGGCAAATGATCGAGTCTCGCCAGGCCTTGTGCATCGTCAATCTCAAGCGCCATGCCAAGACGCTATGGGAAAAGCTGGACGACCCGGCCGCGCTGCACCTGTCCACCAATCTCTGCGCCGCTCATCGCCAGGACGTGCTGGAGACGGTACGCAAGCGGCTCGCGGCAAACGAACCCGTCCATCTGGTCGCCACCCAATGCGTGGAGGCTGGCGTGGACGTGGATTTCCCCGTCGTCATGCGCGCCTGGGGACCGCTGGACGCCATCATTCAGGCCGCTGGCCGTTGCAACCGCGAGGGACGGCAAGTGGGCTTCGGAAAACTACAAGTTTTCCAACCCGAAGACGCTGCCTATCCAACCGGCGGCTACCAACAGGCTGCGCAGATCGCTCAGATGCTGTATCTGCGGCATGGCGAAGCCGGCATGAACCTCGACGATCCCGCTTTCGTTACCGCGTATTACCGCGAGTTGTATGCCCTCGCGGATGTGGCGAATGCACCGGCGAGCAGCGAGATTCTGAAGGCCATCGAGATCGGTAGTTTCCCCGATGTCGCCAGGCTGTACCGGCTCATCAGGCAGGATGCCATCAACGTGCTGGTGCCCTACGCTCCGCAGCGAACGCTATTCGACGAATTGCGGGCGGAGGCGGAAGATCGCGGGCTGACCGCGGCCTGGATACGCCGTGCCCGCCCGCTTGCCGTGAGCCTCTATCGACCGAAAGACAGCGACACGATCTGGGATGCTCTGCTGCCCGTGCCGGTCGCCGGCTGGCGGCAGCGCGAGCGGAACGACTGGTTCATCTACGCTGTTCCGGAACATTACCACCCGCAACTCGGGCTGGTTCCGCCCGGCACGCTCAACACCTGGATTGCCTAG
- the cas5c gene encoding type I-C CRISPR-associated protein Cas5 — MARGKTHCLEVWGELACFTRPEMKVERYSYPVITPSAARGIFDAIYWKKTYGFYWQIERVEILSPPKYIALRRNEVKDKAPAERTLKAWMEGREPPEPIWADGSKDDLGTDQKGRTQRQTMALKNVRYRLHAHMRVRGGQADVNALDAQFIRRAGQGKCYYQPFLGCREFPAWFELTAEKANEVQSIPVDIDLGYMLYDVFDLGIDNDEYAKPAISVFHARIMKGVMQVPGYDDDAVKKACGEDFHA, encoded by the coding sequence ATGGCCCGCGGCAAGACTCACTGCCTGGAAGTCTGGGGAGAACTCGCCTGCTTCACCCGTCCGGAGATGAAGGTGGAGCGCTACAGCTATCCCGTCATCACGCCGTCAGCGGCGCGCGGCATCTTCGACGCCATCTACTGGAAAAAGACCTACGGCTTCTACTGGCAGATCGAGCGAGTCGAAATCCTCAGCCCTCCGAAATACATCGCCCTGCGGCGCAACGAGGTGAAAGACAAGGCGCCTGCGGAACGCACCCTCAAGGCCTGGATGGAGGGGCGTGAGCCACCGGAGCCGATTTGGGCCGACGGCAGCAAGGACGATCTCGGCACCGACCAGAAGGGGCGTACACAGCGCCAGACGATGGCGCTCAAGAACGTGCGCTATCGGCTTCATGCCCACATGCGCGTCCGTGGTGGACAAGCCGACGTGAATGCCCTGGACGCCCAGTTCATCCGCCGCGCCGGACAAGGCAAATGCTACTACCAGCCTTTCCTCGGCTGCAGGGAGTTTCCTGCGTGGTTCGAGTTGACCGCCGAAAAGGCGAATGAAGTTCAATCCATCCCAGTGGATATCGATCTGGGCTACATGCTCTACGATGTTTTCGATCTCGGTATCGACAATGACGAGTACGCCAAACCGGCGATCAGCGTTTTTCACGCCCGAATCATGAAGGGCGTCATGCAAGTGCCCGGCTACGATGACGACGCAGTGAAGAAAGCCTGCGGGGAGGACTTCCATGCTTGA